Proteins encoded in a region of the Mercenaria mercenaria strain notata chromosome 1, MADL_Memer_1, whole genome shotgun sequence genome:
- the LOC123529693 gene encoding slit homolog 2 protein-like, whose translation MDHIIRTVPLVLFLATSVVSQSCVSPTSSCDCFQENGNKIINCRYKNLTEIPTFTDTNQVYYEIRFTSSEETGMCQSSSGCNNIRQIGANAFANLKVKRIDLLNNPITTIDHDAFDGLTPELEAISLEGDGSSVMPYQALASLDVHLKNLHLENYGHQVIQSPIVFPFPNLESLTIKKWTRLDSIDAAVFGVMQNLTELKLITLKNLTTLPVPAVQKFLKLTSIDIMDTGIRSIFGDTFTPMSVLHDVKIRNNIYLNTIDQRAFSGITDTVEYLDIDNNNLNGVMSIEFLRNENWPVLNHLNIGYNYNLKNLPSGIFTRTPTLAYLTCQDIGLTSINKDMLTGLSNLHTLDLAYNEIRTVSTETFKNSPTLVELRLHDQHNNDHIDFQNNAFSGIETSIETLSLFKNKFNVSQFWNDISRLSNLLVLEVMDTGIENIPDKVFRNNVKLTDLHMADNNITSIKQETFYGPRDTLRTIDLQRNKIQTIDQCTLNDFPTKPKLTLAGNPLNCDCDLLWLYDWFKLQSDQDRVAYQDIGACSSPPLLANKYFTEFTRNEMCAGGTSVVTCPDLYLTTTTSTTTTSTTTTTTTQSPTTPPLPGFELRINNRETNSIEVTWVINDRTHVTGLKIEMISNYQGKKIAYPGLDAASHTFYQLRPDNTYTFCLVLKIENAYRDSKPDCKNTETRPLFTDTKPSTTTLAPESDSQLGIIIGASVGGTVLVALIIAILVVLLKSNKPKKRKPLSEPVSFTMKADVPHAGGTARRYGKKVEKEGATPDDINITVISNGDMNNKGRISAGSYQALNEKGVDSRPMPSSPGHYTNSVEDRPLPKAPYGSKAATGHGYVNTGYKNSAEHLPESSTNEYSEVRY comes from the coding sequence ATGGATCATATCATCAGAACTGTTCCCCTTGTATTGTTCCTGGCCACATCAGTAGTGTCGCAGAGTTGTGTTTCTCCAACAAGCAGCTGTGATTGTTTCCAAGAGAATGGAAACAAAATTATCAACTGTCGATATAAAAATTTGACTGAAATTCCAACATTTACTGACACAAATCAAGTTTATTATGAAATACGATTTACTTCATCTGAAGAGACTGGAATGTGTCAATCTTCTTCTGGCTGCAACAATATCAGACAGATAGGAGCAAATGCCTTTGCTAACTTGAAAGTGAAGAGAATAGATCTGCTAAATAATCCTATAACAACAATAGACCATGATGCTTTTGATGGTTTAACTCCAGAACTGGAAGCCATTTCACTTGAAGGAGATGGATCAAGTGTGATGCCATACCAAGCACTTGCCTCTCTCGATGTACATCTAAAAAATCTGCATCTTGAAAACTATGGCCATCAAGTTATTCAGTCCCCAATTGTCTTTCCATTTCCTAATTTAGAATCCCTTACAATTAAAAAGTGGACAAGACTTGACAGTATCGATGCAGCTGTATTCGGTGTAATGCAGAATTTGACGGAACTGAAGTTAATCACATTAAAAAATCTTACTACTCTTCCAGTGCCTGCAGTTCAAAAGTTTTTGAAGTTAACATCTATTGATATTATGGACACTGGTATAAGATCTATTTTTGGAGACACATTCACACCAATGTCAGTGCTACACGATGTCAAAATACGTAACAATATATACTTAAATACAATAGATCAAAGAGCATTTAGTGGAATTACTGACACTGTAGAATACTTAGATATTGACAATAATAATCTAAATGGTGTAATGAGTATTGAATTTCTCCGAAATGAAAACTGGCctgttttaaaccatttaaacatTGGATATAACTACAATCTAAAGAACCTTCCAAGTGGAATATTCACTAGAACTCCAACTTTAGCTTACCTAACATGCCAGGACATTGGATTAACAAGTATAAACAAAGACATGTTAACTGGACTTTCAAATCTGCATACGCTTGATCTAGCATATAATGAAATAAGAACAGTTTCaacagaaacatttaaaaattcaCCAACTTTGGTTGAACTTCGACTGCATGATCAGCACAATAATGACCATATAGActttcaaaataatgcatttagtGGAATTGAAACTTCCATAGAGACGCTTAgtcttttcaaaaacaagttcaATGTTTCTCAATTTTGGAATGACATATCAAGGCTGTCAAATTTGTTAGTGCTAGAAGTTATGGATACTGGTATTGAAAATATTCCTGATAAAGTTTTCAGAAATAACGTAAAACTTACAGATTTACACATGGCTGATAACAATATAACTTCAATAAAACAAGAGACATTTTATGGTCCTAGAGATACTCTGAGGACTATAGACCTTCagagaaacaaaatacaaacaattgATCAATGTACATTGAATGACTTTCCTACCAAACCAAAGCTGACATTGGCAGGGAATCCACTGAACTGTGACTGTGATTTGCTTTGGTTATATGACTGGTTTAAACTGCAAAGTGACCAAGACAGAGTTGCTTATCAGGATATAGGAGCTTGTTCATCACCACCTCTTCTTGCTAATAAATACTTCACAGAATTCACTAGGAATGAAATGTGTGCTGGCGGAACTTCAGTCGTAACTTGCCCAGACTTATAcctaacaacaacaacatccaCCACAACTACCagcacaacaacaacaacaacaactcaaaGTCCTACCACACCACCTTTGCCAGGATTTGAGCTTCGGATAAATAACAGGGAAACTAACTCTATTGAGGTAACTTGGGTGATAAATGACAGGACACATGTAACTGGTTTAAAAATTGAGATGATCTCTAATTACCAAGGCAAAAAAATCGCCTATCCAGGACTCGATGCCGCATCACACACATTCTACCAGTTGAGGCCGGACAACACTTACACTTTCTGTCTTGtgcttaaaattgaaaatgcatacCGAGATAGTAAGCCAGACTGCAAGAATACGGAGACACGCCCACTGTTCACAGATACCAAACCATCCACAACAACACTGGCACCAGAGTCAGACTCTCAGCTGGGCATCATCATTGGTGCATCTGTTGGAGGAACCGTTCTTGTGGCTCTTATTATAGCTATACTTGTGGTTCTCCTTAAGTCTAACAAACCAAAGAAAAGGAAACCCCTGTCTGAGCCTGTAAGCTTCACCATGAAAGCTGATGTTCCGCATGCTGGTGGAACTGCAAGACGTTATGGCAAAAAAGTGGAGAAGGAAGGTGCTACTCCTGATGATATAAATATAACTGTAATATCAAATGGAGATATGAATAACAAAGGTAGAATATCTGCTGGTAGTTACCAAGCTTTAAATGAGAAAGGTGTAGACTCTCGGCCAATGCCTTCATCACCGGGACATTATACAAATAGTGTTGAAGATAGACCTTTACCAAAGGCTCCCTATGGCTCAAAAGCAGCAACTGGACATGGATATGTTAACACAGGATATAAAAATAGTGCAGAACATTTACCAGAATCTTCCACAAATGAATATAGTGAAGTTCGATACTGA